From Lolium perenne isolate Kyuss_39 chromosome 5, Kyuss_2.0, whole genome shotgun sequence, a single genomic window includes:
- the LOC127304073 gene encoding putative disease resistance RPP13-like protein 1: MGLFISKYSQQPVQAMEISLERILLRAQVIVDEAEGRRITNQGMLRQLGMLRDAMYQGFYVLDTLRYRDFKEEDAGDNKVESHSWALSKLSSAKRLCLSSSSTKASQHLEVANVLDRLRNMIIDVSESVVFLTSYPRMHSQPYSKHLLMETCMFGRQMEMERVLYFLLHTPPCSSRLDRFDVLPIVGPVRGGKSTLVAHVCNDERVRDHFSQIVFYRHGTFRDEDMVILTDRCTMGHAQTRKLLIVFEVVGKLNDNLWKRLYSLCKSCTTSGSKIIITSRSDKIAKLGTTQTITLKHLPLEAYWYFFKVITFGSTDPEIHPKLTYLAMEISKMLNGCLVGANIIARVLQTNFSIQYWCKILEFVRGEVEKYVSMFVEHPCDLLDGTKHAYIRRLGRTGEDVYISGLSQTCSSQEELPEITVQNLLCGGVKPPYLGRTFKVLAWKSMLPPYHCYILTCEIQRLQTRVGKKRGSLNN; encoded by the coding sequence ATGGGTCTCTTCATCAGCAAATACTCCCAGCAGCCGGTGCAGGCTATGGAGATTAGCCTGGAGAGGATTCTACTCCGAGCGCAGGTCATCGTCGACGAGGCTGAGGGGCGGCGCATCACAAACCAAGGTATGCTTCGGCAGCTAGGCATGCTGAGGGATGCCATGTACCAAGGTTTCTACGTGCTCGACACACTCAGATACAGAGATTTTAAAGAAGAGGACGCTGGAGATAATAAGGTCGAGAGTCACTCCTGGGCTCTGTCCAAATTAAGTTCTGCAAAGCGTCTGTGCCTATCTAGCAGCAGCACAAAAGCTTCACAACACCTTGAAGTTGCAAATGTCCTTGACAGGTTGAGAAATATGATTATTGACGTCAGTGAGTCCGTGGTGTTCTTGACATCATATCCTCGCATGCACAGCCAGCCCTACAGTAAGCATCTTTTGATGGAAACTTGCATGTTTGGTCGCCAGATGGAGATGGAACGTGTCCTGTACTTCTTGTTGCACACACCACCTTGCAGTAGTAGACTTGATAGGTTTGATGTCCTCCCGATTGTTGGTCCAGTGAGAGGTGGAAAGAGTACCCTTGTTGCCCATGTCTGCAACGACGAAAGGGTCCGTGATCATTTCTCACAGATTGTGTTCTATAGACATGGTACATTCAGAGATGAAGATATGGTTATTTTAACAGACAGGTGTACAATGGGACATGCGCAGACCAGGAAATTGTTGATTGTTTTTGAGGTAGTCGGGAAACTCAACGATAATCTGTGGAAAAGGTTGTATTCTCTCTGTAAAAGTTGCACTACAAGTGGTAGTAAGATCATAATCACGAGCCGATCTGACAAGATCGCAAAGCTTGGTACAACCCAGACTATAACTCTGAAGCATCTGCCTCTTGAGGCATACTGGTATTTCTTCAAGGTGATTACATTTGGATCCACTGATCCTGAGATACACCCGAAACTAACATATTTAGCGATGGAGATATCGAAGATGCTGAATGGATGTCTGGTTGGTGCAAACATCATTGCTCGTGTACTTCAAACTAATTTTAGCATCCAGTATTGGTGCAAGATTCTGGAATTCGTGAGAGGGGAAGTAGAGAAATATGTGTCTATGTTTGTTGAGCATCCTTGTGATCTGTTGGACGGGACTAAACATGCATATATTCGAAGACTAGGTAGAACTGGAGAAGATGTTTATATTTCTGGTCTGTCCCAAACATGTTCTTCTCAAGAGGAACTTCCAGAGATAACAGTGCAAAATCTGTTGTGTGGAGGCGTCAAACCTCCATACCTGGGTAGAACATTTAAGGTCCTTGCATGGAAGTCCATGTTACCTCCTTACCATTGCTACATCCTGACCTGTGAGATTCAAAGGCTGCAAACTAGAGTTggcaagaagaggggctcactgaATAATTAG